The Cydia pomonella isolate Wapato2018A chromosome 17, ilCydPomo1, whole genome shotgun sequence genome includes a window with the following:
- the LOC133526759 gene encoding uncharacterized protein LOC133526759 isoform X3, translated as MSNDTEKSKITLGELEIKQLKCKRGVYKRKLTIFKKFIENIDTSALTAEIILDVSLRLDQLPKLYHDFSETQDRIETLCSEEGDIEAQEAERESFEDTFYRLSAKGKLLAKVNTESPPIDHSPQAPQQQTLGESIKYPEISLPSFDGDLTQWLQFRDTFDALVNQTSLAPIVKYKYLRSCLRDGALEVISSLDFSEEGYTLAWQMLCERYNNPKRLVSNHMRALFDVEPVPSTPSGLRGLESANFLAALRRFIARRGKPKELDFWRRWSRDYIGTLQERTKWRSARGPSLAAGTVVLVREERLPPCRWRLGKIVATQPGRDGVTRVAIIRTTRGDIQRAFNNICPLPTSGQVI; from the exons ATGAGTAATGACacagaaaaatccaaaataaCTCTAGGGGAGTTAGAAATTAAACAGTTAAAATGTAAACGAGGTGTCTATAAGCGAAAATTAACTATATTTAagaaattcatagaaaatatcgaCACAAGCGCATTGACGGCCGAAATAATTTTAGACGTAAGCTTAAGACTAGATCAATTACCAAAGTTATACCATGATTTCTCTGAGACACAGGACCGGATCGAGACACTGTGCAGCGAGGAAGGTGACATCGAGGCCCAAGAGGCCGAACGTGAGTCtttcgaggacacattttaccgACTTAGCGCTAAGGGCAAGCTGCTGGCGAAAGTAAATACCGAATCACCACCAATTGACCATAGTCCGCAAGCCCCGCAGCAGCAAACCCTCGGTGAGTCGATAAAATATCCCGAAATTAGCCTCCCTAGCTTTGATGGAGACCTAACGCAGTGGCTGCAGTTTCGAGACACATTTGATGCTCTAGTCAATCAAACTAGTTTGGCACCGatcgtaaaatataaatacctacgcAGTTGTTTACGAGACGGTGCACTCGAGGTAATTAGTTCGCTCGATTTCTCCGAGGAAGGGTACACGCTCGCATGGCAGATGCTTTGTGAACGTTATAACAATCCTAAACGTTTAGTTTCCAACCACATGCGAGCCTTGTTCGACGTGGAACCGGTACCGTCAACTCCTTCGGGTCTTAGAG GGCTCGAGTCGGCTAATTTCCTGGCGGCGCTGCGACGTTTCATAGCCAGGAGAGGTAAACCGAAGGAGTTG GACTTCTGGCGGCGCTGGTCACGTGACTACATCGGAACGCTGCAGGAACGCACGAAATGGAGGAGCGCGCGCGGCCCAAGCCTCGCAGCCGGCACAGTCGTCCTGGTACGAGAGGAACGCCTGCCACCCTGCCGGTGGAGGCTGGGCAAGATCGTCGCGACGCAGCCGGGGCGGGATGGCGTCACCAGGGTAGCCATCATCCGAACCACCAGAGGAGACATCCAACGCGCGTTCAATAACATTTGTCCATTACCTACTTCGGGTCAAGttatataa
- the LOC133526759 gene encoding uncharacterized protein LOC133526759 isoform X1, translating into MSNDTEKSKITLGELEIKQLKCKRGVYKRKLTIFKKFIENIDTSALTAEIILDVSLRLDQLPKLYHDFSETQDRIETLCSEEGDIEAQEAERESFEDTFYRLSAKGKLLAKVNTESPPIDHSPQAPQQQTLGESIKYPEISLPSFDGDLTQWLQFRDTFDALVNQTSLAPIVKYKYLRSCLRDGALEVISSLDFSEEGYTLAWQMLCERYNNPKRLVSNHMRALFDVEPVPSTPSGLRGLCDNISKHLRSLRSLNVPTENWDLAIIHLLVKKLDSRLQSKWENSVDLRKLPSLQDFKNFLKNRADRLEATSPAVPSDAPSTSKKAMVTTSEPIKVTSKQFKSNQCPYCSSTHYINQCPKFIALNVIARIRAVNKLRLCFNCLSGTHVLTNCRASTCRVCKGKHHTLLHKPNTNTHVGSNPIPTRLPISILIDEQPSSSQIETTLSNNTIIEKQINNARNRSVFLTTAQVLVRDKHNNVHKLKAFLDNGSQENFITQNAAKRLKLNKEQNALNVIGFNEKVSSVVESCDVTLHSLDGNFTTNLFCFITPTICTTNIEIPNVQRWHIPSRYKLADDEFNLAQDVDLLIGGEIFFDLLLTGKYSLGPGLPVLRRSRLGWLVTGPVHKKSESAIQCKITVETQLKKFWEIEEGSAPNLPYDEKQCEDIFLKTHTHNSEGNFEIELPLKQPPTKLGRSRHIAYRRFKTLETKFERNPEFKDKYVNFMREFEQAGHMIKLQDNYDGPCNFLPHQAIFRDSPSTPIRIVFDCSCRTDNGVSLNDIQYKGSIKQDELINILLRFRKYQYVINADIQKMYRCIYVKPNQQYLQCIFWRENTHQRLQIYMLTTLSFGLKSAPHIATRCLLQLSNENQHTFPAAAEAIANQFYMDDFIAGGDDENQVAETATQVNEILQGANFTLRKWKSNSEAVINRVSGTHTHQNTSAIEFGDKTHKVLGLAWSSDTDKLMYTIKENQISHPITKRKVLGVISSIFDPLGLTGPVIVVAKIFIQKLFKAQLDWDTELTQDLIQEWNTFYRDLFLLNQLKISRCTVIPNYVTIQIHGFCDSSIKAYGAAIYIRSSDRVGNIQVHLLYSKSKIAPITSQTIPNLELCSSLLLATHVDKVKRALKCDISRINLWSDSKITLCWIKNSNLKLTCFVSNRVTKILSLTNKHDWSWVRSEDNPADLLSRGVAPGKLENNQLWWSGPAWLIQSSDTWPTQDSESLDHAPEAESDVDVTLTLAINTESNDTIQYLFHRWSSDKTLIHVLAYILRFIYNTKNKTRTINPNRKLTGPLSVDELKKSDHTLIRHAQMQSFPHEYKLLQNNKPVLNKSKILSLHPFMKDGLIRVGGRIALSHYAYEKKHPLILSHEHTLTKLLMANAHIRTLHAGPQLLLSTIRERIWPTKGRMLASKIVNKCVPCFRANPKTTNPIMGNLPPSRVNPSPPFAITGIDYGGPYNIRDRTGRGYKVYKCYIAVFICFATKAIHLELITGLESANFLAALRRFIARRGKPKELDFWRRWSRDYIGTLQERTKWRSARGPSLAAGTVVLVREERLPPCRWRLGKIVATQPGRDGVTRVAIIRTTRGDIQRAFNNICPLPTSGQVI; encoded by the exons ATGAGTAATGACacagaaaaatccaaaataaCTCTAGGGGAGTTAGAAATTAAACAGTTAAAATGTAAACGAGGTGTCTATAAGCGAAAATTAACTATATTTAagaaattcatagaaaatatcgaCACAAGCGCATTGACGGCCGAAATAATTTTAGACGTAAGCTTAAGACTAGATCAATTACCAAAGTTATACCATGATTTCTCTGAGACACAGGACCGGATCGAGACACTGTGCAGCGAGGAAGGTGACATCGAGGCCCAAGAGGCCGAACGTGAGTCtttcgaggacacattttaccgACTTAGCGCTAAGGGCAAGCTGCTGGCGAAAGTAAATACCGAATCACCACCAATTGACCATAGTCCGCAAGCCCCGCAGCAGCAAACCCTCGGTGAGTCGATAAAATATCCCGAAATTAGCCTCCCTAGCTTTGATGGAGACCTAACGCAGTGGCTGCAGTTTCGAGACACATTTGATGCTCTAGTCAATCAAACTAGTTTGGCACCGatcgtaaaatataaatacctacgcAGTTGTTTACGAGACGGTGCACTCGAGGTAATTAGTTCGCTCGATTTCTCCGAGGAAGGGTACACGCTCGCATGGCAGATGCTTTGTGAACGTTATAACAATCCTAAACGTTTAGTTTCCAACCACATGCGAGCCTTGTTCGACGTGGAACCGGTACCGTCAACTCCTTCGGGTCTTAGAGGTCTGTGCGATAATATTTCCAAACATTTGAGATCTTTGCGTTCATTAAATGTACCTACCGAAAATTGGGATCTCGCAATTATTCACTTACTAGTTAAAAAGTTAGACAGCCGATTGCAATCAAAGTGGGAGAATAGTGTTGATTTGAGAAAATTGCCTTCGTTGCAGGATTTCAAAAACTTTCTAAAGAACCGAGCTGACCGGCTGGAAGCGACCAGCCCAGCAGTACCATCGGACGCACCCAGCACTTCCAAGAAGGCCATGGTAACCACGTCCGAACCTATTAAGGTAACCTCAAAACAGTTTAAATCCAACCAGTGCCCGTATTGTTCGAGTACACATTATATTAATCAGTGTCCAAAGTTTATTGCATTAAACGTTATCGCGCGAATCCGAGCCGTGAATAAATTACGATTATGCTTTAATTGTTTGTCCGGAACGCATGTCTTAACAAACTGCAGGGCCAGTACATGTCGAGTATGTAAGGGCAAGCATCATACGTTACTACACAAACCAAATACCAACACTCATGTAGGTAGTAACCCCATACCAACGCGATTACCAATATCAATATTAATCGACGAACAACCGAGTTCTAGTCAAATCGAGACTACCCTGTCGAATAACACTATAAtcgaaaaacaaataaacaatgcGCGAAATAGATCAGTTTTCCTCACAACAGCCCAAGTGCTCGTTAGGGATAAGCATAACAATGTGCATAAACTAAAAGCATTTTTAGACAATGGCTCCCAAGAAAATTTCATTACCCAAAATGCGGCAAAaaggttaaaattaaataaggaaCAAAATGCCTTAAACGTCATAGGTTTCAATGAAAAAGTGTCTAGCGTCGTAGAATCGTGTGACGTAACATTGCATTCCTTAGACGGTAACTTTACAACGAATTTGTTCTGTTTTATTACGCCTACAATTTGTACTACCAATATCGAAATACCAAACGTGCAACGTTGGCACATTCCGTCGCGTTATAAGTTAGCTGATGACGAGTTTAACTTAGCTCAAGATGTAGATTTGCTTATCGGTGGGGAGATATTCTTCGATTTACTACTTACCGGTAAATATTCGCTCGGGCCCGGATTACCGGTTCTGAGGCGCTCGCGACTGGGATGGTTAGTCACGGGTCCCGTACATAAAAAATCCGAGTCTGCTATTCAATGTAAAATTACAGTTGAAAcgcaattaaaaaagttttgggAAATAGAGGAGGGTTCCGCACCAAATTTACCTTATGATGAAAAACAATGTGAGGATATATTTCTGAAAACTCACACTCACAACTCTGAAGGTAATTTTGAAATTGAACTTCCATTAAAGCAACCACCTACCAAACTAGGTCGATCTAGGCACATAGCATATCGGAGGTTCAAAACTTTAGAAACCAAGTTCGAGCGGAACCCCgaatttaaagataaatatgtGAATTTCATGCGCGAGTTCGAACAAGCTGGCCATATGATTAAATTACAAGATAATTATGATGGCCCATGTAATTTTCTACCCCACCAAGCGATTTTTCGCGACTCCCCCTCTACCCCTATTCGCATTGTTTTTGACTGCTCATGCCGCACCGATAACGGCGTTTCTTTGAATGATATCCAATACAAAGGCTCAATAAAACAGGACGAACTCATAAATATACTTCTACGGTTCCGAAAGTACCAATATGTTATTAATGCCGACATACAAAAAATGTacagatgtatttatgtaaaaccAAATCAACAATACCTACAATGCATATTTTGGCGGGAAAATACTCACCAACGACTCCAAATTTATATGCTGACCACATTAAGTTTCGGCTTAAAGTCAGCACCACATATAGCAACCAGATGTTTGTTACAATTGTCAAACGAGAACCAACACACGTTTCCAGCAGCTGCAGAGGCCATAGCGAACCAGTTCTACATGGACGATTTTATCGCCGGCGGCGACGACGAGAATCAGGTAGCCGAAACTGCAACACAGGTGAACGAGATCCTGCAGGGCGCCAACTtcacgctgcggaaatggaagTCCAACTCCGAAGCTGTCATAAATCGGGTGAGCGGAACACACACACACCAAAACACATCTGCAATCGAATTTGGAGATAAAACACATAAGGTTCTAGGCTTAGCGTGGTCTAGTGACACAGATAAGCTTATGTATACTATTAAAGAAAACCAAATTTCACACCCAATCACCAAAAGAAAGGTACTAGGGGTAATTTCgtccattttcgaccccctagGCTTGACGGGACCAGTAATTGTAGTAGCCAAAATATTTATCCAAAAATTATTTAAGGCTCAATTAGATTGGGATACCGAATTAACACAAGACTTGATTCAAGAATGGAACACATTCTATCGAgacttgtttttattaaacCAATTGAAAATTTCGAGATGTACAGTCATACCTAATTATGTAACGATACAAATTCATGGGTTCTGTGATAGTAGTATTAAAGCTTATGGCGCTGCTATATATATACGGTCGAGCGATAGGGTAGGAAACATTCAAGTTCACCTACTTTACTCAAAATCCAAAATTGCCCCAATTACGTCCCAGACTATTCCAAATTTGGAACTTTGTTCAAGTCTACTACTCGCGACACATGTAGACAAAGTAAAACGAGCgttaaaatgtgacatttcCAGAATCAACCTGTGGTCAGattcaaaaataacattatgttggattaaaaatagtaaccttaaattaacttgttttgTTAGTAACAGAGTCACAAAAATATTGTCACTTACAAACAAGCACGACTGGTCCTGGGTCCGCTCGGAGGATAACCCCGCCGACCTTTTGTCCCGAGGAGTAGCACCAGGCAAGCTGGAAAACAACCAGTTATGGTGGTCCGGGCCGGCGTGGTTAATTCAAAGTTCGGACACATGGCCGACCCAGGATTCTGAGTCACTGGATCATGCACCCGAAGCCGAGAGCGACGTAGATGTAACACTCACCTTGGCTATTAACACAGAATCTAACGATACGATACAATATCTTTTCCACAGGTGGTCAAGCGATAAAACACTTATTCATGTATTAGCATACATACTTCGATTtatatataacacaaaaaataaaacacgcACAATTAATCCAAATAGAAAGTTAACAGGACCATTGTCCGTAGACGAGTTAAAAAAATCGGATCACACATTAATTAGACATGCACAAATGCAATCATTCCCACACGAATATAAATTGTTGCAAAACAACAAACCGGTTCttaacaaatcaaaaatattatctttacaCCCATTCATGAAGGACGGACTCATTCGCGTAGGCGGACGAATCGCTCTTTCACATTATGCATATGAAAAAAAACACCCTTTAATATTAAGTCACGAACACACGCTTACCAAACTACTGATGGCAAACGCACACATACGTACTTTGCACGCTGGCCCTCAGTTATTACTCTCAACTATTCGCGAGCGCATCTGGCCAACAAAGGGTAGAATGTTAGCCtcgaaaattgtaaataaatgcgTTCCGTGTTTTAGAGCAAATCCAAAGACTACTAACCCTATAATGGGAAACTTACCCCCCTCGAGGGTAAACCCGTCTCCCCCATTTGCTATCACTGGTATAGATTATGGAGGACCTTATAACATTAGAGATAGGACAGGACGTGGTTACAAGGTCTATAAGTGCTATATAgcagtatttatttgttttgcaaCAAAGGCAATTCATCTCGAATTAATTACAGGGCTCGAGTCGGCTAATTTCCTGGCGGCGCTGCGACGTTTCATAGCCAGGAGAGGTAAACCGAAGGAGTTG GACTTCTGGCGGCGCTGGTCACGTGACTACATCGGAACGCTGCAGGAACGCACGAAATGGAGGAGCGCGCGCGGCCCAAGCCTCGCAGCCGGCACAGTCGTCCTGGTACGAGAGGAACGCCTGCCACCCTGCCGGTGGAGGCTGGGCAAGATCGTCGCGACGCAGCCGGGGCGGGATGGCGTCACCAGGGTAGCCATCATCCGAACCACCAGAGGAGACATCCAACGCGCGTTCAATAACATTTGTCCATTACCTACTTCGGGTCAAGttatataa
- the LOC133526759 gene encoding uncharacterized protein LOC133526759 isoform X5: protein MSNDTEKSKITLGELEIKQLKCKRGVYKRKLTIFKKFIENIDTSALTAEIILDVSLRLDQLPKLYHDFSETQDRIETLCSEEGDIEAQEAERESFEDTFYRLSAKGKLLAKVNTESPPIDHSPQAPQQQTLGESIKYPEISLPSFDGDLTQWLQFRDTFDALVNQTSLAPIVKYKYLRSCLRDGALEVISSLDFSEEGYTLAWQMLCERYNNPKRLVSNHMRALFDVEPVPSTPSGLRGLCDNISKHLRSLRSLNVPTENWDLAIIHLLVKKLDSRLQSKWENSVDLRKLPSLQDFKNFLKNRADRLEATSPAVPSDAPSTSKKAMGSSRLISWRRCDVS, encoded by the exons ATGAGTAATGACacagaaaaatccaaaataaCTCTAGGGGAGTTAGAAATTAAACAGTTAAAATGTAAACGAGGTGTCTATAAGCGAAAATTAACTATATTTAagaaattcatagaaaatatcgaCACAAGCGCATTGACGGCCGAAATAATTTTAGACGTAAGCTTAAGACTAGATCAATTACCAAAGTTATACCATGATTTCTCTGAGACACAGGACCGGATCGAGACACTGTGCAGCGAGGAAGGTGACATCGAGGCCCAAGAGGCCGAACGTGAGTCtttcgaggacacattttaccgACTTAGCGCTAAGGGCAAGCTGCTGGCGAAAGTAAATACCGAATCACCACCAATTGACCATAGTCCGCAAGCCCCGCAGCAGCAAACCCTCGGTGAGTCGATAAAATATCCCGAAATTAGCCTCCCTAGCTTTGATGGAGACCTAACGCAGTGGCTGCAGTTTCGAGACACATTTGATGCTCTAGTCAATCAAACTAGTTTGGCACCGatcgtaaaatataaatacctacgcAGTTGTTTACGAGACGGTGCACTCGAGGTAATTAGTTCGCTCGATTTCTCCGAGGAAGGGTACACGCTCGCATGGCAGATGCTTTGTGAACGTTATAACAATCCTAAACGTTTAGTTTCCAACCACATGCGAGCCTTGTTCGACGTGGAACCGGTACCGTCAACTCCTTCGGGTCTTAGAGGTCTGTGCGATAATATTTCCAAACATTTGAGATCTTTGCGTTCATTAAATGTACCTACCGAAAATTGGGATCTCGCAATTATTCACTTACTAGTTAAAAAGTTAGACAGCCGATTGCAATCAAAGTGGGAGAATAGTGTTGATTTGAGAAAATTGCCTTCGTTGCAGGATTTCAAAAACTTTCTAAAGAACCGAGCTGACCGGCTGGAAGCGACCAGCCCAGCAGTACCATCGGACGCACCCAGCACTTCCAAGAAGGCCATG GGCTCGAGTCGGCTAATTTCCTGGCGGCGCTGCGACGTTTCATAG
- the LOC133526759 gene encoding uncharacterized protein LOC133526759 isoform X4 yields the protein MSNDTEKSKITLGELEIKQLKCKRGVYKRKLTIFKKFIENIDTSALTAEIILDVSLRLDQLPKLYHDFSETQDRIETLCSEEGDIEAQEAERESFEDTFYRLSAKGKLLAKVNTESPPIDHSPQAPQQQTLGESIKYPEISLPSFDGDLTQWLQFRDTFDALVNQTSLAPIVKYKYLRSCLRDGALEVISSLDFSEEGYTLAWQMLCERYNNPKRLVSNHMRALFDVEPVPSTPSGLRGLCDNISKHLRSLRSLNVPTENWDLAIIHLLVKKLDSRLQSKWENSVDLRKLPSLQDFKNFLKNRADRLEATSPAVPSDAPSTSKKAMVTTSEPIKGSSRLISWRRCDVS from the exons ATGAGTAATGACacagaaaaatccaaaataaCTCTAGGGGAGTTAGAAATTAAACAGTTAAAATGTAAACGAGGTGTCTATAAGCGAAAATTAACTATATTTAagaaattcatagaaaatatcgaCACAAGCGCATTGACGGCCGAAATAATTTTAGACGTAAGCTTAAGACTAGATCAATTACCAAAGTTATACCATGATTTCTCTGAGACACAGGACCGGATCGAGACACTGTGCAGCGAGGAAGGTGACATCGAGGCCCAAGAGGCCGAACGTGAGTCtttcgaggacacattttaccgACTTAGCGCTAAGGGCAAGCTGCTGGCGAAAGTAAATACCGAATCACCACCAATTGACCATAGTCCGCAAGCCCCGCAGCAGCAAACCCTCGGTGAGTCGATAAAATATCCCGAAATTAGCCTCCCTAGCTTTGATGGAGACCTAACGCAGTGGCTGCAGTTTCGAGACACATTTGATGCTCTAGTCAATCAAACTAGTTTGGCACCGatcgtaaaatataaatacctacgcAGTTGTTTACGAGACGGTGCACTCGAGGTAATTAGTTCGCTCGATTTCTCCGAGGAAGGGTACACGCTCGCATGGCAGATGCTTTGTGAACGTTATAACAATCCTAAACGTTTAGTTTCCAACCACATGCGAGCCTTGTTCGACGTGGAACCGGTACCGTCAACTCCTTCGGGTCTTAGAGGTCTGTGCGATAATATTTCCAAACATTTGAGATCTTTGCGTTCATTAAATGTACCTACCGAAAATTGGGATCTCGCAATTATTCACTTACTAGTTAAAAAGTTAGACAGCCGATTGCAATCAAAGTGGGAGAATAGTGTTGATTTGAGAAAATTGCCTTCGTTGCAGGATTTCAAAAACTTTCTAAAGAACCGAGCTGACCGGCTGGAAGCGACCAGCCCAGCAGTACCATCGGACGCACCCAGCACTTCCAAGAAGGCCATGGTAACCACGTCCGAACCTATTAAG GGCTCGAGTCGGCTAATTTCCTGGCGGCGCTGCGACGTTTCATAG
- the LOC133526759 gene encoding uncharacterized protein LOC133526759 isoform X2 — MSNDTEKSKITLGELEIKQLKCKRGVYKRKLTIFKKFIENIDTSALTAEIILDVSLRLDQLPKLYHDFSETQDRIETLCSEEGDIEAQEAERESFEDTFYRLSAKGKLLAKVNTESPPIDHSPQAPQQQTLGESIKYPEISLPSFDGDLTQWLQFRDTFDALVNQTSLAPIVKYKYLRSCLRDGALEVISSLDFSEEGYTLAWQMLCERYNNPKRLVSNHMRALFDVEPVPSTPSGLRGLCDNISKHLRSLRSLNVPTENWDLAIIHLLVKKLDSRLQSKWENSVDLRKLPSLQDFKNFLKNRADRLEATSPAVPSDAPSTSKKAMVTTSEPIKVTSKQFKSNQCPYCSSTHYINQCPKFIALNVIARIRAVNKLRLCFNCLSGTHVLTNCRASTCRVCKGKHHTLLHKPNTNTHVGSNPIPTRLPISILIDEQPSSSQIETTLSNNTIIEKQINNARNRSVFLTTAQVLVRDKHNNVHKLKAFLDNGSQENFITQNAAKRLKLNKEQNALNVIGFNEKVSSVVESCDVTLHSLDGNFTTNLFCFITPTICTTNIEIPNVQRWHIPSRYKLADDEFNLAQDVDLLIGGEIFFDLLLTGKYSLGPGLPVLRRSRLGWLVTGPVHKKSESAIQCKITVETQLKKFWEIEEGSAPNLPYDEKQCEDIFLKTHTHNSEGNFEIELPLKQPPTKLGRSRHIAYRRFKTLETKFERNPEFKDKYVNFMREFEQAGHMIKLQDNYDGPCNFLPHQAIFRDSPSTPIRIVFDCSCRTDNGVSLNDIQYKGSIKQDELINILLRFRKYQYVINADIQKMYRCIYVKPNQQYLQCIFWRENTHQRLQIYMLTTLSFGLKSAPHIATRCLLQLSNENQHTFPAAAEAIANQFYMDDFIAGGDDENQVAETATQVNEILQGANFTLRKWKSNSEAVINRGSSRLISWRRCDVS, encoded by the exons ATGAGTAATGACacagaaaaatccaaaataaCTCTAGGGGAGTTAGAAATTAAACAGTTAAAATGTAAACGAGGTGTCTATAAGCGAAAATTAACTATATTTAagaaattcatagaaaatatcgaCACAAGCGCATTGACGGCCGAAATAATTTTAGACGTAAGCTTAAGACTAGATCAATTACCAAAGTTATACCATGATTTCTCTGAGACACAGGACCGGATCGAGACACTGTGCAGCGAGGAAGGTGACATCGAGGCCCAAGAGGCCGAACGTGAGTCtttcgaggacacattttaccgACTTAGCGCTAAGGGCAAGCTGCTGGCGAAAGTAAATACCGAATCACCACCAATTGACCATAGTCCGCAAGCCCCGCAGCAGCAAACCCTCGGTGAGTCGATAAAATATCCCGAAATTAGCCTCCCTAGCTTTGATGGAGACCTAACGCAGTGGCTGCAGTTTCGAGACACATTTGATGCTCTAGTCAATCAAACTAGTTTGGCACCGatcgtaaaatataaatacctacgcAGTTGTTTACGAGACGGTGCACTCGAGGTAATTAGTTCGCTCGATTTCTCCGAGGAAGGGTACACGCTCGCATGGCAGATGCTTTGTGAACGTTATAACAATCCTAAACGTTTAGTTTCCAACCACATGCGAGCCTTGTTCGACGTGGAACCGGTACCGTCAACTCCTTCGGGTCTTAGAGGTCTGTGCGATAATATTTCCAAACATTTGAGATCTTTGCGTTCATTAAATGTACCTACCGAAAATTGGGATCTCGCAATTATTCACTTACTAGTTAAAAAGTTAGACAGCCGATTGCAATCAAAGTGGGAGAATAGTGTTGATTTGAGAAAATTGCCTTCGTTGCAGGATTTCAAAAACTTTCTAAAGAACCGAGCTGACCGGCTGGAAGCGACCAGCCCAGCAGTACCATCGGACGCACCCAGCACTTCCAAGAAGGCCATGGTAACCACGTCCGAACCTATTAAGGTAACCTCAAAACAGTTTAAATCCAACCAGTGCCCGTATTGTTCGAGTACACATTATATTAATCAGTGTCCAAAGTTTATTGCATTAAACGTTATCGCGCGAATCCGAGCCGTGAATAAATTACGATTATGCTTTAATTGTTTGTCCGGAACGCATGTCTTAACAAACTGCAGGGCCAGTACATGTCGAGTATGTAAGGGCAAGCATCATACGTTACTACACAAACCAAATACCAACACTCATGTAGGTAGTAACCCCATACCAACGCGATTACCAATATCAATATTAATCGACGAACAACCGAGTTCTAGTCAAATCGAGACTACCCTGTCGAATAACACTATAAtcgaaaaacaaataaacaatgcGCGAAATAGATCAGTTTTCCTCACAACAGCCCAAGTGCTCGTTAGGGATAAGCATAACAATGTGCATAAACTAAAAGCATTTTTAGACAATGGCTCCCAAGAAAATTTCATTACCCAAAATGCGGCAAAaaggttaaaattaaataaggaaCAAAATGCCTTAAACGTCATAGGTTTCAATGAAAAAGTGTCTAGCGTCGTAGAATCGTGTGACGTAACATTGCATTCCTTAGACGGTAACTTTACAACGAATTTGTTCTGTTTTATTACGCCTACAATTTGTACTACCAATATCGAAATACCAAACGTGCAACGTTGGCACATTCCGTCGCGTTATAAGTTAGCTGATGACGAGTTTAACTTAGCTCAAGATGTAGATTTGCTTATCGGTGGGGAGATATTCTTCGATTTACTACTTACCGGTAAATATTCGCTCGGGCCCGGATTACCGGTTCTGAGGCGCTCGCGACTGGGATGGTTAGTCACGGGTCCCGTACATAAAAAATCCGAGTCTGCTATTCAATGTAAAATTACAGTTGAAAcgcaattaaaaaagttttgggAAATAGAGGAGGGTTCCGCACCAAATTTACCTTATGATGAAAAACAATGTGAGGATATATTTCTGAAAACTCACACTCACAACTCTGAAGGTAATTTTGAAATTGAACTTCCATTAAAGCAACCACCTACCAAACTAGGTCGATCTAGGCACATAGCATATCGGAGGTTCAAAACTTTAGAAACCAAGTTCGAGCGGAACCCCgaatttaaagataaatatgtGAATTTCATGCGCGAGTTCGAACAAGCTGGCCATATGATTAAATTACAAGATAATTATGATGGCCCATGTAATTTTCTACCCCACCAAGCGATTTTTCGCGACTCCCCCTCTACCCCTATTCGCATTGTTTTTGACTGCTCATGCCGCACCGATAACGGCGTTTCTTTGAATGATATCCAATACAAAGGCTCAATAAAACAGGACGAACTCATAAATATACTTCTACGGTTCCGAAAGTACCAATATGTTATTAATGCCGACATACAAAAAATGTacagatgtatttatgtaaaaccAAATCAACAATACCTACAATGCATATTTTGGCGGGAAAATACTCACCAACGACTCCAAATTTATATGCTGACCACATTAAGTTTCGGCTTAAAGTCAGCACCACATATAGCAACCAGATGTTTGTTACAATTGTCAAACGAGAACCAACACACGTTTCCAGCAGCTGCAGAGGCCATAGCGAACCAGTTCTACATGGACGATTTTATCGCCGGCGGCGACGACGAGAATCAGGTAGCCGAAACTGCAACACAGGTGAACGAGATCCTGCAGGGCGCCAACTtcacgctgcggaaatggaagTCCAACTCCGAAGCTGTCATAAATCGG GGCTCGAGTCGGCTAATTTCCTGGCGGCGCTGCGACGTTTCATAG